The sequence AACTGAGGGAGGTCCAGGAAATGCTGAGCCTCGGCTAAGAACTTCTGTTCAACTGAGTTTATCTCAAAAGTGATTGGGCGTTTTGCCTCCTCCACAGCAGAGCTCTCACTCCTTGGATTGCTCGAGGAGAAGGGCCACCAGCATTGGACACCTTGGAGGGACAGTAGAAAtgcaaccacacacacacacttcatcgCGAGAGATGCTTGATCAAGATGAATCTTGCCTTTGATTTTTGAAATGAGTATTGATaagatgacctttgaccttttctATATCAGAATAAAGCCGCCCTCGACATAATTAAGAATGACCTTTGCCCTTCCTAAATTAACCAACGTTAGATTAATAGACGCCCTCAATTATAGTCCACATAAATTATTTTTTGTCAGAATTATTATTTAAAAAAACCAACACACAACTATCTCCTAGTTAACATAAACATTACCATAAGTCAAGAGATGATACgcctacacatgtacacatacacgcaATGGACAAACAATGTAATACGGTAATAATAagaatataatatatatattagTCGTTTTAATTTCCAGAGGTATTTGAATAGAGGGGCTCTGAGGCTCCAGCAGCTGAGGCTCCAGCATCACTGCCCTTATTCTTGGCAGGGAAGTTGAGGTTACCGTAGTTCTCTCCCTATAAGAGAAAGAGTGGGTCACACAACATTaaccacccacgcacacacacacacacacacacacccatgcacacccacccacgcacgcacgcacgcacacacacacacacgcacgcatgcacacacatacacacacgcgcacgcacgcacacacacacacataccacttTCAGGAGTGCATGGTGGGAGTCCACATATTGCTGGATAGCCATGTACACAAACTTGTACTGTTGCTGCACAACACAAGACAATATAAGACACAGTACActgacatcatcatcatccCCACTCAACACACCTCAGTCTGCACCATTCCTGATCGTTGTGCTCTAATTATCAGAATCGTCTTTTGAATATCAATCTCTTCGTCCCAACCTGAAGAAGGATCACATGATCAGCACCTGATACTCACATGACTACATACCTTGATAGTCGATGAGGTTGATGATCATATCGATGACAATGAAAGTGCCAGTCCTCCCGATACCAGCCGAGCAGTGAACCACGATTGGGCCAACACTCTCGTCTTGTTTCTGCCTGGAGTTCACATCTTCCAGATACCCCAGCACAGCTCCTGCACAaccacacacaatacactTGACATATTGAAACAGTCATACACTGGTAAGcaatctgtataattattacaagtattaattatactaatgaCAAGTCtctctagtacatgtacctgggTCCTGTGGTGTCCCGTGATCAGGCCATGCCTTGAAGTGGAAGTGATAGATGACACGCCCCTCACCGTCCTCATCCTCGTGATGAATAAGCAACTCCTTCTGGATATAGATGACATTGGACACTTCATCTGTTGTGTAGACGTGGATCTTGCCATACACAATCGACTGCTCCTTCTCTGGCCAATATCGAGTGCACTTATTCTGTTTGTGGAGAGCATTTGACAGTCAACAAACTCAGTGTATTTTCAGTTAGCTGAGAAAACATGTTTCAACAAACAACAACATTCAGTTACAGAACTAACGCTCGAGGCATATGGTACACAACTCACTCGTCCCCGCTCCACTTCATTGGTAGTCATGACGATGACTCTTGTGTTCTCTTGCCAGACCATTTTCCAGAAGTCATTGACCGTGGCAGGCATACAACCTTGAGTAGCTATATACTTGCGCTCTGACCCCGGGACCTCTCCACTGATGTAGTTGGCATTGATATAGTCAGAGCCCACTGTACTAGGATCACTGCAATCCAGTATCACACGAGTGTGGTCAACTGTAGGGGGGGTACAATAAGTCAATATCACCTATGTGGGGGGGCTTACGTACATGGGAGAATATTCTTGTATCTGTTCTTGGGCTTATTCTCTGGTCTGGCCCCTTCTCTGCGGCTGTACAGATGCTTGCACTCTTGTTGCTGCAATTGCTGTTAAGAGAAGTACAATATTTTAATACCATTATAGAGAAAATTAAAATTTTTAAGTTGCTTAATTATTGTCACTGTTTTCCAGTGTTAGCAATCCATAAAAATTAGGCCCACACAAATGCTGAGCTAACAAAAGACGCAACCGTAGGCAAGAAATTTGTTCAACAAAACATTTTTAGAGGCACTTTCACGAATATTAAGTACCTCGAACATTTCGTGCTACGGTGGTAATGACTTACTTCAAACTCCTCCCAGAAGCCAGACTTGCCGTATACATCTTTAGTTTGCTTCTGTAGCTCTGAGACACGCTGACCGACGTTAGCGGGTAGGAAAGACGTGGCATGGTAGGGATGCTTGAGAGTGATGACAATTCCAGAGGTCTCCACCATCGGGTTCTTCTTGTAATGCTCTACCAATGATGTCAGGCTCTCAAACACTGCACCACCTCCAACATCAAAACGTCCGTCTTTGTTACGAATGATGACATGACTGACTTTCTCCTCCACTCTGGCTGACAATACGTAGAACCCTGGGTTGTGCACAGAGGCTCGTACAAGATAGCTGCCATCTTGACCCTTGGCCAACAGTAGTGTCTCTGCCTCTCGTCCAGTCAGAGCGCTGTGATACCATCTGTAGCAGGGGGGTACATGATGCCATAGTAATGTTATCGAGCATCAAATATTTGTATTTTAAGTGCTTCGCAATGGTAAAATCGCGAAGAACTATACCAGTATATgtacttgtatgacatcactacTTAATTGgttcatttgcaaaggtttttcaccagtaaatctagtaatacagtagtGTATACCTCTCAGCCGTGATCTCTTCACTGTTGTGAGGCATCTTGAGCTCTATGACAATGCCACTCTTCTCCCGCAGTGCCCCAGGGTTCTCCATGTAGAAGCTAACCAGCTCACCCAGAGTGGCAAACTTCTCTCCTCCATACAAGTCATAGTAGTCTCCACTGTTCTGGATCTTAATGTGAGTCACCTCAGGGCCACGTCTATAGGGGCACAGAACACATGAGaacacatagctagctagaatgGAAGTGAACTACTGTAGAAAGGATGTTACACTGTAGAATGAAATAAACATTTTCCAATAAAGTAAACAAGGTATATACGTGATGCATGGTGGATGCAGTTATGGTGGACCATGTACTGTATCTAGGGAGGGCACCTACCTGACAGAGAGTGTGAAGTCACCCTGTACAGTCTGACTAGGTCGACAGAGAAAGCTCCCATCCTGCCCTTGACTGATAAGTAACTCCTCAGCCTGCTGTCCAGAGACATGCGCGTGAAACCATCTATAGAATAGACGCAACTATTAGAGTGCCGCTATTCCTGGTAGCTATGTGAGTACTCACCTTCTAGTCGCCATGATCTCACAAAGAAACGGACACGGCTCTTTCTTTCCACACACCTAAAACAACTGCTGTCAATTATCTAATATAAGGAATATCAATGGAGAAAGTATTATTGAAAAGAAAATCAccctcttcttcttcttcttctttgtagccTCCAAATAATGAAGAGTAGCCCATTGGGCAAACGAAAAAGAATATTTGAAAATgggtattattataacacgcAGTAAGAGGGTGGAGCTTTAAACCAATGTGCTTGTGAGAAGGAGATCAGCGCGGGTTTGCCTTAAATCTTTGATGAAGAGCAAGAGCCACTCTTGCGCATGGGCAGCTTTCAGCCAGACAAGGCCTTGCAGGAGATTGTAGAGGGTGTCATGTAGTGCCCTTGGGTCGTGGGGGAGGTGAACACTGATGCAGGATGGGGCATCCTGCAGGAGAGCAAGTCTGCGCATTGAGAGAGCAGGGCAACTTACTAAAAAGTGTGAAGGTGATTCTTCTTCAGTGTTGCATAGTTTGCACGATCCATCACCGGGAGAGATATTTCCTCTGTTGCGATATCTAAACCTGGACGCATCCAGCTCGAGCCCGTCACAGCCCACTAGGAGCCTGATTCTGAAATTTGAGGGGCCATGCATAGAACGATCCAGCTGACAGCATGACCATAGCATCGAAGGGCGACCTAGAAGGGCGGGGAGGGATGAGATAGGAAAATTTGTGCAAATCACCCACGTGGCCATTGTAGTGCagtgtgtagctagctagcttatagTGTTAATGTTATGATGATCCAGCCATGTC comes from Halichondria panicea chromosome 3, odHalPani1.1, whole genome shotgun sequence and encodes:
- the LOC135334252 gene encoding tyrosine-protein phosphatase corkscrew-like, whose amino-acid sequence is MATRRWFHAHVSGQQAEELLISQGQDGSFLCRPSQTVQGDFTLSVRRGPEVTHIKIQNSGDYYDLYGGEKFATLGELVSFYMENPGALREKSGIVIELKMPHNSEEITAERWYHSALTGREAETLLLAKGQDGSYLVRASVHNPGFYVLSARVEEKVSHVIIRNKDGRFDVGGGAVFESLTSLVEHYKKNPMVETSGIVITLKHPYHATSFLPANVGQRVSELQKQTKDVYGKSGFWEEFEQLQQQECKHLYSRREGARPENKPKNRYKNILPFDHTRVILDCSDPSTVGSDYINANYISGEVPGSERKYIATQGCMPATVNDFWKMVWQENTRVIVMTTNEVERGRNKCTRYWPEKEQSIVYGKIHVYTTDEVSNVIYIQKELLIHHEDEDGEGRVIYHFHFKAWPDHGTPQDPGAVLGYLEDVNSRQKQDESVGPIVVHCSAGIGRTGTFIVIDMIINLIDYQGWDEEIDIQKTILIIRAQRSGMVQTEQQYKFVYMAIQQYVDSHHALLKVGENYGNLNFPAKNKGSDAGASAAGASEPLYSNTSGN